A segment of the Fimbriimonadaceae bacterium genome:
CTACGCCCTGCAGCCGTACATGAAGAGTGTGCCGTTGCTCGGCGACACGACCAACCCGTTCAACGCGGACACTTACTGGACCCAGATGTGGGACGGACAGGGTGCCGCCCCCAACAAGTACGCCCCCGCCAACTTCGCGGTCAACACCTCGCTGATCGGATTCGCCAACGGCTCCTGCGCCGGTTTGGGCGACAAGGAGGGCATCAGCTCCCTTGACCAGGTCCCCGAGGTCGCCGGCACGATCATCATGCTGCCGAGCCGCACCCACTGGAACGACGTTCCGTGGAGTTGGGGCACCTACTCTGGATTCCTCGGCGGCCCGACTGCCGGTGACCCCTACAACTCGTGGTGCGCCCAGACCAACCACGGCGAAGGCTCTTGGTCGTACGTCTGCCCGGGGACGGGCAACGGGCCGATCCACGTGGTCGGCAAGCAGGCGAGCTTCGTCTGGGCCGACGGTCACGCCAAGGCCAAGTCCTACCCGGCCACGTTGCGCATGGACGACACCGAGAACGACGACTGGTATTCGAAGGGGTCGATCAACGTGAACACGGGCATGCCGTTCAACTACGCCGACCGCCAAGCGGCCGTGGCGTCCGGGTACTTCCCCGAATATCGCTAAGAAGGGTCAGCGACGCTGGGGCCCCCGCTCGTCCGGGGGCCCCCTTTTCCACTCTCGTCTTCAAAACCAAACCAGCATGCGAGCAAAGATCATCACCGTTTCCATCGTTTTCATCGGGCTCTTCCTCCTGAGCGGGTGCACCGGCGACACGTCGGGCGACACTCAAGCCCCCAAGAAGCCTGAGAACCCCACGACGAGCCAAATGCCGCGGAGCAAAGAAGAGGCCCAAAAGATGTTCGGCGGCGGTGGCGGAAACCCTGTCGCGCCCAAGAGCAACAACTGAGCCATGTTGTGTCCGATGTTGGTGATGATGTCGATCGCCCAGCCGACGGCGCCCAAACTTGTCTTTGAGCAAGACTTCAGCAAGCTCAAGGACATTGACACGGCGGTCTGGACGTTTGACGACGGCCCGGCCTACAACAACGAGAAGCAGCGCTACACCGCCAAGGCGGCCCGTAACGCCTGGATCGAGGACGGCCGGCTGATCATCGAGGCCCGCAAAGGCCCCGACGGGACGATCACCTCGGCGCGCCTGACCAGTAAGGAATGCTGGAAGTACGGCACCTTCGAGGTCGTCTGCAAGGTGCCGCGGGGCCGGGGGACGTGGCCGGCGGCCTGGCTCCTGAACGACCGGCTCCGCTCGACAAAGCACGGTTCACGACTCGGTTGGCCGCTCTGCGGCGAAATCGACCTGATGGAGAACGTCGGGTACGAGCCCCAGGAGTTTGTCTTCTCCCTGCACTCGGAGAAATACAACCACACCAAGGGCAACTCGCGGACGAACCGGGTCAAGATCAACGAGACTGTCCCGACGTTCCATACCTACCGGATGCACTGGGACAGCAATGGGATCACGATCCTCATGGACGGTAAAGAAGTCTTTGCCGCCAAGAAGACGGAGTCCACCCTGGAAGCCTGGCCGTTTGACGACCCGTATTACTGGATCCTCAACCTTGCGATCGGCGGAGACTGGGGCGGGGCCAAGGGGATCGACCCCGGCATCTTTCCCGCCCGCTACGAGATCAAGTCGGTGCGGGTCTGGCAGTGATCGGCGCGGCCTTGGCTGGGACGGTGGTCCCGGCCGGGCCGCGCGCCCTACCCGCGTGCGGTGGCCCCGTCGACCCCCGGACGGAGCTTGTCCGGAGCCTCAAACCGTCCGCCAGGGGCGTCTTACCCAAGACGATGCGGCCGGCAATGGGCAATCTGACACAATAAGTAAGGATTTGCCGCCCCAGGGCGCCCTCCCGGCGCGGCATACTCAAGTCGTCCGACAGCCATGCACGAGTCGCTCCGAACCCGCATCAAAGAGGCAACCCGACCGATCCACGACCTGATCGACAACCACCCGGCCAGCCTGACCGTCCTGTCTCCGTCGGTGACCCTGGCTGACTACGCACGGTTTCTCGGTCTGACCTTTGGGTTTCTCCGGCCCCTGGAAGACTCCCTGGTCGCCTTCGGGCTCGAAGGATTCGTCCCTCGGTCACCGGCGATTCTCGAAGACCTCCGCCGTATCGGCGTGACGGAGGAGTCTCTGGCGTCGATCCCCACCGCCCGGGGCGTCGAGCCCTTGGCCAGCGAGGGTGAGGCGATGGGCCTGGCTTATGTGATCGAAGGCTCCCGCATGGGCGGCATGGTCATCGCCAAGCATGTGGGCCGCCACCTGGACTTGACGGGCGAGAACGGACTTTCCTTCTTCTTGCCTGCCCATCCCCACGAGATCTTGGCGTGGTTCCGCAAGTTTGTCGCCCGGCTGGACAGCTTTGCGAAGTGCTCCTGCGAAGAACGGGAGGCCATGGACGGGGCCTTCGGAGCCTTTCGCCTGGTCAAGTTCTGGCTTGACAACGCTCCCCGCTGGGAACCGGCCTTCGTCGGCTGAGCAGGGACGTGACCGTTCTCCGGACGGACCGCGACGACGACCGGCTCCCTGCCCTTGTCGCTGGACTCGACCGGATGCTCCGGGAACTCGACGGCGAGGAACTCCACGGGACACTGTCGGTTTACAACCGGCTTGAAGAAGGTGCGCAAGTCGTGGTCGTCGAGGTGGACGGTGTGCCGGTCGGGTGCGGGGCCATGCGGGAGCGTGGAGACGCCACGGCGGAGGTGAAGCGGATGTTCGTCATACCTTCGGCCCGGGGCCGGGGGGTCGGCCAAGCGATCTTGACCGAATTGGAGACGTGGGCGACCGAACTTGGTCACCAATACCTCTTGCTCGAAACGTCCGCCGACCTTGCCGACGCAATCCGGCTCTACCTACGGTTTGGATTTGTGCGGGTTCCCAACTATCCGCCTTACGACACGATCGAGCACAGTGTTTGTTTTCGTAAGCGGATTTCTTCCACCGGTTGAAGAGCCAGCTTGGCCGGCTTATGCCGGCCAAGCTCTGCCCCTATCTCATGCCGAAAACTGCATGAACTTGGGTTCTCCTTCCTTTTCGTCGGACTCGTCCTGTTCGTCCCAGTCCGGCACCGAGAAGACCCTGGGGCGTTCGCGCAGAGTCATGGGATGCTCTTCGCGCACGGTCAAGTACTTGGCGGTCGCGCTCAGATAGCCCGCCGCCCGACGGCGGATCTCCGCAAGCCGTCGTCTCTTGGGAGCTGACCCGCTCTGAGCCTCCAGACGCTCGGCCCGGTCGGCCTGCTTTTGGGCCCAGTGACGTAGGACGGCGACCTTGATGGCGACCGGGCCGCTGCTCTGGACAAGCTGCTTGGTTTTCTCGACGATGTTTGAGACGAACGCGCGTTCGACCCGTTGTAACAGACGCATAGACACCTCCTGATGCGTGTGGTCGGTGAGAATGCGGAGCACTCTCTTTCGATGCGTCGACGAGGTTAGCTGCCGGGTTAGAGCCGAAAGGTACTCTTCCTCTTCTGAGGATTCACCCCACTGTCGGTGGGTCCCCCGCTCCGCCCGAAGGGGCGGATTAGACTTGTCCCTATTATACCGCAGTCCGTCGGTGAGACGGGGCCTATGACACCCGGACAGAAAGAGCCGGTGTTTCCACTTGACAATGCTTATAGATTTTATCAACTGTGTGGCGGACGCAAAAAGTCGCCCAGTCTTGCGGTAATCTAGCTTCCGTTTCGTTTGCTTGGAGAGACACAGATGAACAAAATCCTTTTGCTCGCGTCGGCCACCCTTGGCTTTGCCGCCCTGAGTTCGGCCAACCTCGTCGTGAACGGCGACTTTTCCCTGACTGTCCCCAACGTGGGATTTGGCAACGGCTGGACCGGCACCCTCAATGACGGTGCGGGCGGGTGGCGGGCCACGGGTGGCAATCCGGACGGCACCTACATCATCAACTCTAACGGTTCGACGTCCAGTAACCCGAGCTTGGCCCAGGACATCACCGGCCTGGTGGTGGGAGCCACCTACGTCGTGAGCGGCGACTACGCACGGGGGAACATCGGCGGCGGGACCGACAAGGACTTCGGCGTCACCATCGACGGCAACACTTGGGAGTACACCGTGCCGAGTTCCGACACTGACTTCGCCCACTTCAGCGAGCACTTCGTCGCGACTTCGTCGAGCGTGACCCTCCTGCTTGAAGCCGAGCGCCATGGCGACCACGACGCCCGCGTCGACAACATCTCCTTGGAACTCGAATCCGTTCCCGAACCGGCCACCATGGCCGTGCTCGGATTGGGCGCCCTTGCCCTGCGACGGCGCAAGAAGGCCTGACCCGACGTCAGCCTGTGTCCGAAAGCCCGGCCGGAGAGTTGCCCGCCGGGCTTTCGGACACTTGGACACCCGCCTCTGAGGTTGACTAGTCGAGTGAGACGGTGGTTCGCGGCGCTCTTGGTCGGCTTGGCGGGTTGCTCAGCGCCGGTGAAAGACGAGTCGGCCCGGCCCGTGCCGCAAGCACCGCTCACGACTCTGTCGAACGGATCGATCGGGCTCAAGGTCGGCCCTGACGGCTTCCCCTCTCCGACCATGTGGCTGGCCGCCCGGTCCACCGGGACGGGGCCAGACCCGGCGCAGGCCGTCCCCTGCCCTCTCCGCTTCCGCCTTGTCGACACCGAAGACCCAAGCGTCCGATGGACCGCCACCGTCGCGGCCTCGTCGCCAGCGGAGAACCGCGTCACCGTCCGGTGCAAGGGTCGCCGCTCGACCGTCGTCTTGGAGTACTCCCTCCATCCTGACCGGCCCGCCCTGGCCGTCCGCGTCTGGATGGACGGGCCTTACAAACCCACTGTCCTGCACTCTGAGGCCGTCGCGGGTTCGCCCCTGGTCGCCCGGTTTACCGGTGACGCCGCATCCTTGTCGCCTGGAGGCGAGATCGAACTGGGCGGCGCGGCCAAGACGCTGGTCGTCTCCCTGCCAGGGACCGACGCACCGCCTTGGCCGTCAGTACCCGCCCCACCCACCGTCAAGATCATCGGTGACGAGGACGCGGCCCGTGCCCTGGACGGCATGATCGGCCGGCTCGTCTCAGGCTATCGGTCGGGGAATTGCTGGGGCCCGTTCAGCCTCACGGACGGCAAGTTTCAGGGCCGGGTTTTCTGGGACCTGGACGCCTGGGTGCAACCTGCGATGGTCTTCCTGGACCCGGAGACCGCGAAGGACGCCGCGACGTGGCGCCTCTCGACCCTGCCCCAAGCCAAGCGGAACTATGACGCCTGGGTCGCCCAGGGCCGCCCCGTGAGCGACAAGAAGAAGCTCGCCGACGTTGGGCCTGTCGGGACGGCCCCGCCCGGCGGGGCGATGTTCGCGTGGGAGTCGTCCATGTCGGGCGAGGAGCTCAGCACCGCGCCGACCCGGTTCGAGCACCACGTCACCGGATCGGTCTGCCTGGGCCTGCGCTATGCCTGGCTCGCCGGCCTGGTGCCGACGGCAGACCTTCGGGCGGCAGAAAGGGCCGCGTTCCGCTTCTATGAGGCCCGTTCGACTCCACGCGGCCCGGCGCCGGCCGACATCCGTTCCGTGGTGAGCCCCGACGAGTGGCATGTCGTCGACAACGACCTCTACACGAACAGCCTGGCCGACCGCCTCGCCCGGCACGTGCCCAAGGACGACCCGATCCGGTTCGGGCTCCCCCGAGACGAGGTGACCTACATGGCGTACCGAGGCGACGAGATGAAGGGCTACCAGCAGGCGTCGGCCCTCCTGGCCGTATGGCCTCTGGGCTCGGTCAGCGACCGCACCGAGGTCGGAAAGATGTACGATCGGTTCGCGGGCAAGGAAGCCCGCCAGGGCCCCGCGATGACGAAGAGTCTGAACGCCCTGGTCGCGGCACGGATCGGACGGGCGGACGAAGCCTTGCGCCAATGGCGTGACAGTTGGCGGCTCTACACCGACGACCCCGGACTCCGGTTCCGCGAGAAGCAGAAGGACGGCGAAGGCTACTTCTACACCGGTGCGGCCGGATGCGTGAACGCCTTCCTCTACGGCTTCCTCGGGCTCGACCTGACCGAGTCCGAACCCCAGGGTGTGCCCTGGAAGGAGCGCACGACCTCGGGCTGGGTGTCCTTGAACCCCCACCTGCCCGGCGCGTGGAAGCAGGTCGACATGAAGGGACTATGGATCAACGGACGCAGGCGTCACGTCACAGTTACTTCATCAAAACTTGAAGTTACCGATCCAAATTGAACTTTACGCAAGCGATAAATATCCGATCCCACAGACTTGAAGTTTTTTCGGCTCGCCATGCGACGGTTTCCATCCCAGCATGCCGACACTCCCCTTGTGCAGTCCTGGCCCGAGACCGGTGAAACTGATGTGCTCCGCACCAGCTTCGCCAAGCTGGCCCCTCATGCAGACGCCTTCGCCGAGCAGGTCTATGCGAAGATGTTCGATGCTGCGCCGGAACTGAGAAAGTTGTTCCCGAGCGACATGCAGGCCCAACGCGCCTTGCTGATGCAGATGCTCGAGAGCATCGTCGCCAACGTGGACAAGCCCGACGAGGTCCAGGCCCAGCTCCGTTCGCTTGGGGCCCGACATCGTGGCTACGGAGTGCACGGCGTCCACTTTGTCGTGTTTCGCGCCGCCGTCATCGCCACCCTGCGCGAGCTGCCCGAGCTCCATTTTCGAAAGGATGAGGTCGCCGCGTGGGACAAGATGGTGCGCGGCTTGGCGGCGGGCATGGGTTTCAAGATGAACGCCGCCGCCTGAACCCGACTCCCCACCCCCTCGGGGCGATCCGCTACACTGGTCGCCATGAAGACGCTCGTCGTCCCCATTTTCGCCCTCGCCCTCCTCGCCGGTTGCGGGTCGCCCGCCCCGGTCGACACCTCGGCCCAAGACGTCGAGGGAGACAAGCCGGTCGTGAAAAAGGAGGAGCCACCGGTCTCAGCGACCACGAACGAGGCAGGTGTCCAGATGGCGACGGTGTCGGTCGACGGCAAGTTCTCGCCCGCCGAGGTCCACGTGAAGAAGGGACAGCCCGTCGAGCTCGTCTTCGACACCAAGAACCGCAGTTGCGCCGAGACGGTCGTCTTCAAGGTGATCGACCAGACGGTACACCTGAAGGACGGCGAAAAGACCACCGTCAAATTCACCCCGAAAGACGCCGGCACGATCGACTATGCCTGCAGTATGGACATGATCAAAGGCAAGATCGTTGTCGAATAACCTTGATCATTTTCTTCGGCTCGCATTGCTGCTGATGACAGCAGAATTGCGAGACTTATCCTGAATCCTTGACAAGTTGTTCTCAAGACACCCTGGTCGGGGGCTAACTTGCAATACATTGAAGACGATGAAAGTCCGTCTTCTTCTCGTTGCTGCCCTCGGCGCCATTGCGGCGACGGCCCATGCCGACCCCTACTCTTGGATCAAGTGGAACTCGTTCACGAGCAACTCGGCCGACGGCGTGATCACGACCTCGAACGGCGCCACCGCCGTCCACCTGTCCGGGTCGGTCAACAACGTCCTGTCGAGCTATCCCTCGTGGACTCCGGTCACGTCCTATCGTGACGGCGTCGTCATTGACAACGCGCCCTACGAAGGGCAAGCCGGTTCCGACCACCAGATCGTCCAGATCCTCACCACCGGGGCCTATTCACTGACTTTTGACAAGCCAGTGGACCACCTCGCGTTTGCCGTGTGGAGCCTAGGCCAACCGGGGCAGGCCGTCCGGTACACCTTTGACCAAGACCTGAACTTTATCGCCGGTGGGCCGGGCACCGAGTACGGTGGGCAGTCGATCACCACCGGTTCCAACTGGCTCGAAGGACGGGAAGGCAACGGTACCGTCGTTTTCGACGGGCCGTTCAGCACCCTCAACTGGGACATTGACAACCCCGAGTCTTGGCACGGCTTTACGGTCGGCCTCAAAACCGCCCAATCGGTCCCCGAGCCGGCAACCATGGCCGTCATCGGTCTGGGCAGCCTGGCCCTGGCCCGGCGTCGGAAGCGCTGAAGGCGGCATTCAACAGTTCGACGGCCCGTCTTGCTTGATCAAGACGGGCCGTCGATTGTCACCGGTCACCGGCGACGACGCCGAGAAAGCGCCAGTGCTCCGGCACTGAGCACCGCCAAGGAGAACGGCTCCGGAACGGAAGCGACGCTGAACCGCTCGATGTTCAGAACGTCCCCCGAAGTCAGCCCTAAATCGACTCCCGTGATCGGGCCGTCGCTGATGAATCCGACAAAGTTCTCGGTACCAATGCCACCACCGGCCACCGAAGTGCTCGACCCGTCACTCAATGACACGGGGACGTCGGCGGCACTCCAATTGTCGTAGACGAGCCCCATCGCCATCACGCCGCCTCCGAGGTCGATGTGGACGTTGGTCGCCGTGATCTGCGCAGAGAGACAGGACGCAAGGCTGTTAAAGTAGCCAGATCCACCATATGTCTTGTCAACCACGAACATTCCGTCGACGTCGCTGGTGAATGTGGCCGGGCCGTTACCCATAGGCCCTGTCCCGAAGTAGACGAAGGAGCCTGCGTCAGCAATTCCCTCAAAATCGTAGTTGGACACGTTGGTGACAGCCCCTAGCCAAGTGACCTCAGACGTGTAGAACGTCGTGGTGGCCGAGCCCAGGGCGGAAATGACAAGCACAGGTACAAGCAGATATCTCCTCATTCCTCAGTTCTACTTCAGGTACCTATACCTGCACCCAAGAAACTGATCGCGGTGCGGAAAACAGGCAAATATACGTATGACGACAACTGACTTCACCATCCGACCCTGGTGCGACGACGACTCGGTGGAACGGCTGACCGATCTGCTCCACTCAGCCTACGCGGAATGGGGCCAGGCTGACATCTACTTCACCGCCGTGGGCCAAGACGCTTCCGTGACGCGGGAGCGCCTTGAGGGCGGGACAACCTGGCTTGCCGTGGACGGCGAGGCTTGGATCGGTACGGTGACGGTCTACCCCGGAGCAGGGAACAGCATTGCCTACTACAACGACCGCCCCGGACTCTGGTACTTTGGGCAGTTCGGTGTGGACCCGGCCTGGAAAGGGCGCGGCGTCGGCCGGGCCCTCTTCGAGACCGCCATGGCCCATGCCGTCTCCCAAGGGGCCCGGGAGTTCGCCTGCGACACGAACCGGGAAGCCGCCCGGCTCATCGCCCTGTACGAGCGGTGGGGCTTGACCCAGGTTGGTCAGCACACCTGGCCCGGCGGAGGGCTCAGTGTCGTCTTGGCGATGCCCCTGCCATGCGGAAAATCGGGCGGGCGACAAACAGAAAGAGGACCCGGCTGACGCCGGGCCTCTTCGCTCCCTCACTCCCCTTCTTGAGGGAAAACGTCACGCCATTCTTGCCCGACCATCGTCTCAGGTTCGGCGGCGACGTGTGACCGGATGAGCTTGGCCTGGCCCATCACGCTCAGGCCGGTCAGTTGCGTCACGACCTCCAGTCCCGCGGCGTCGAACGTCCTGAGGACACCGCCGTCCTGCACCATGGCCTTGCCGTCACCGGTCAGTTCGATCGACTCGATACCGTGGGCCGCGTAGGGCGACATGCGCGGGCCGTGGGTGGCGCTTCGCGACACCGCGAAGAACTGGTGGGCCCCGCGCCGGGCATAGACGATCTCGTTCCGGGCCGGGTCG
Coding sequences within it:
- a CDS encoding GNAT family N-acetyltransferase, translated to MTVLRTDRDDDRLPALVAGLDRMLRELDGEELHGTLSVYNRLEEGAQVVVVEVDGVPVGCGAMRERGDATAEVKRMFVIPSARGRGVGQAILTELETWATELGHQYLLLETSADLADAIRLYLRFGFVRVPNYPPYDTIEHSVCFRKRISSTG
- a CDS encoding prepilin-type N-terminal cleavage/methylation domain-containing protein, yielding MSNRKRAFTLIELLVVIAIIAILAAILFPVFAQAKLAAKKTQALSNAKQLAIANIMYQGDYDDMLIKSYFGFPQAPACDWNLPWGTPGLFYNWRYALQPYMKSVPLLGDTTNPFNADTYWTQMWDGQGAAPNKYAPANFAVNTSLIGFANGSCAGLGDKEGISSLDQVPEVAGTIIMLPSRTHWNDVPWSWGTYSGFLGGPTAGDPYNSWCAQTNHGEGSWSYVCPGTGNGPIHVVGKQASFVWADGHAKAKSYPATLRMDDTENDDWYSKGSINVNTGMPFNYADRQAAVASGYFPEYR
- a CDS encoding biliverdin-producing heme oxygenase, with protein sequence MHESLRTRIKEATRPIHDLIDNHPASLTVLSPSVTLADYARFLGLTFGFLRPLEDSLVAFGLEGFVPRSPAILEDLRRIGVTEESLASIPTARGVEPLASEGEAMGLAYVIEGSRMGGMVIAKHVGRHLDLTGENGLSFFLPAHPHEILAWFRKFVARLDSFAKCSCEEREAMDGAFGAFRLVKFWLDNAPRWEPAFVG
- a CDS encoding globin encodes the protein MQSWPETGETDVLRTSFAKLAPHADAFAEQVYAKMFDAAPELRKLFPSDMQAQRALLMQMLESIVANVDKPDEVQAQLRSLGARHRGYGVHGVHFVVFRAAVIATLRELPELHFRKDEVAAWDKMVRGLAAGMGFKMNAAA
- a CDS encoding PEP-CTERM sorting domain-containing protein (PEP-CTERM proteins occur, often in large numbers, in the proteomes of bacteria that also encode an exosortase, a predicted intramembrane cysteine proteinase. The presence of a PEP-CTERM domain at a protein's C-terminus predicts cleavage within the sorting domain, followed by covalent anchoring to some some component of the (usually Gram-negative) cell surface. Many PEP-CTERM proteins exhibit an unusual sequence composition that includes large numbers of potential glycosylation sites. Expression of one such protein has been shown restore the ability of a bacterium to form floc, a type of biofilm.), yielding MRRYLLVPVLVISALGSATTTFYTSEVTWLGAVTNVSNYDFEGIADAGSFVYFGTGPMGNGPATFTSDVDGMFVVDKTYGGSGYFNSLASCLSAQITATNVHIDLGGGVMAMGLVYDNWSAADVPVSLSDGSSTSVAGGGIGTENFVGFISDGPITGVDLGLTSGDVLNIERFSVASVPEPFSLAVLSAGALALSRRRRR
- a CDS encoding cupredoxin domain-containing protein, with translation MKTLVVPIFALALLAGCGSPAPVDTSAQDVEGDKPVVKKEEPPVSATTNEAGVQMATVSVDGKFSPAEVHVKKGQPVELVFDTKNRSCAETVVFKVIDQTVHLKDGEKTTVKFTPKDAGTIDYACSMDMIKGKIVVE
- a CDS encoding PEP-CTERM sorting domain-containing protein, with translation MNKILLLASATLGFAALSSANLVVNGDFSLTVPNVGFGNGWTGTLNDGAGGWRATGGNPDGTYIINSNGSTSSNPSLAQDITGLVVGATYVVSGDYARGNIGGGTDKDFGVTIDGNTWEYTVPSSDTDFAHFSEHFVATSSSVTLLLEAERHGDHDARVDNISLELESVPEPATMAVLGLGALALRRRKKA
- a CDS encoding PEP-CTERM sorting domain-containing protein is translated as MKVRLLLVAALGAIAATAHADPYSWIKWNSFTSNSADGVITTSNGATAVHLSGSVNNVLSSYPSWTPVTSYRDGVVIDNAPYEGQAGSDHQIVQILTTGAYSLTFDKPVDHLAFAVWSLGQPGQAVRYTFDQDLNFIAGGPGTEYGGQSITTGSNWLEGREGNGTVVFDGPFSTLNWDIDNPESWHGFTVGLKTAQSVPEPATMAVIGLGSLALARRRKR
- a CDS encoding glycoside hydrolase family 16 protein yields the protein MLVMMSIAQPTAPKLVFEQDFSKLKDIDTAVWTFDDGPAYNNEKQRYTAKAARNAWIEDGRLIIEARKGPDGTITSARLTSKECWKYGTFEVVCKVPRGRGTWPAAWLLNDRLRSTKHGSRLGWPLCGEIDLMENVGYEPQEFVFSLHSEKYNHTKGNSRTNRVKINETVPTFHTYRMHWDSNGITILMDGKEVFAAKKTESTLEAWPFDDPYYWILNLAIGGDWGGAKGIDPGIFPARYEIKSVRVWQ
- a CDS encoding GNAT family N-acetyltransferase translates to MTTTDFTIRPWCDDDSVERLTDLLHSAYAEWGQADIYFTAVGQDASVTRERLEGGTTWLAVDGEAWIGTVTVYPGAGNSIAYYNDRPGLWYFGQFGVDPAWKGRGVGRALFETAMAHAVSQGAREFACDTNREAARLIALYERWGLTQVGQHTWPGGGLSVVLAMPLPCGKSGGRQTERGPG